Part of the Bacillus andreraoultii genome is shown below.
ACTTCAGCAGTTTCTAACCCTGTAACACCGCCACCAATGACGACGATCCTTTTATTTTTCAAATTAACGGAGCCATCTAAAATACTTTCCGCCGTATGAACATGGCTCGAGTGAATACCATCAATGTTCGGAATAATTGGGTATCCGCCTGATGCAAGAACCACTTTATTGTAACCTACGCCTTTTAATAACGCGACAGTCGCTTCTGTATTTAATTTTACATGAACACCGACTGATTCAATTTCTGCCACTTGTGTATCAATAAACTCACCAATTAATTCTTTTGCTGTAGGCTTTTCAGCTAATCTCATCGTCCCACCAAGTGCATCGGATTTTTCATAGATGGTAACGTCATAGCCTCGTTTTGCTAGAATGTACGCTGCTTGCATACCACCCGGGCCTGCTCCAATTACAGCCACTTTTTCACCATTTCCTGTCTTTTTCAACGTATCATCAGAGTACATCCATTCCCGTCCGACAATTGGGTTCACTGTACATTCAACTGGTTTTCCTTCATTAATGGTTTTAAAGCAATATAAGCAACCGATACATTTCCGAATCATATTTTCATGTTGTTTAAACGCTTTATTTCCCCATTCTGGATCAGCCAATTGCCCTCTCGCAACCCCAACAAAATCACTTACACCCTCTTCAAGTAATTTTTCTGCTGTTTGTGGGTGTTTAATATTGTTCGTAGCGATAACAGGAATATTCACTTCTTTCTTAATCGCTGTTGCAAGATGTCGTTTCCATCCTTCTGGTAAAAAGTGTGGTTCAATGACAGCATACCCTGATTCATATGTTCCTGCACTTACATCAAGTGCTACAATGCCTAAACTTTCTAACCTTTTCGCAATTTGAATTGTATCTTCTATCTTTAATCCACCTTCAACAAACTCATCTGCGCTAATCCGAACAGAAATCGGAAATTGCGGTCCACATGTTGCTTGAATGCCTTTAATAATTTCTGTAATAAATGTCAATCTTCGTTCAAAATCCCCACCGTACTTGTCATTACGATGATTTGTATATGGACTTAAAAATTGATTAATTAAATAGCCATGTGCACCATGTAGTTCAACACCATCAAAGCCGGCAATTTTCGCAACATTAGCCCCTATAATAAATTTTTTCACTAAGTCTTCACATTCGGCAGTCGTTAATTCACGAGGAACCTCTCCAATGACTCCACAAGCGATTGGACTTGGTGCAACTGGTTGGACCCCATCTAACAACCGACTCGATACTTCCCGACCTGGATGATGTAATTGCATAAAAATCTTCGTATCATATTTATGAACAGCATCAACTAATTGAACTAATTTCCGTGTATATTTTGTCGAAGTTGCACTTAATTGTCCCGGTGCACCGACCCCTGTTACATCATCGATTCTCGTAATCTCAGTAATGATTAACCCGCAACCACCTTTTGCCCGAGCTTCATAATACTTAATACTTTCTTCTGTAGCCTCACCCGTAAAACTTGAATAATCTGTTCCCATTGGTGGCATAACAATTCGATTTTTCAACGTTACATTTCCAATTTTCCCTTTTTTAAACATTAACGGATACACCATTTGATTCATCCTCCTATTTACTACTTAGTGAATCTTCATTGTTACGTTGTCTCCCTCACTCCTATTCAAAGTTAAGGGACATATTTTTCACTAATCATTAAGAAAATAAATGAATTACGTTTGCAAATTCATCTTCATGCCCAAATTTGTGAAATAGTGAGCATGTTATGTTCCTAGTATATATGACGTTCCATTTAATTGATATAGTTTCTATTTACAAAAATAGCCCCTACAATTGTGCGTGATGCACAGGGCTATTCTATAACCTTATTACCTAATTACTTAATTCAATTAAAGAGCGCTTCCGATAATAATGTAAAATACGATACGATAAAAAGAGATTCGCCATAAAGAGGGAATCCTCACTTTGGATTTTTCCTATCTCATATGCTTTATTTAATTGATACCGTAAAGTGTTTCGGTGAACAAACAAATGATTTGCCGTTTCATTTATTTT
Proteins encoded:
- a CDS encoding NAD(P)/FAD-dependent oxidoreductase, with the translated sequence MVYPLMFKKGKIGNVTLKNRIVMPPMGTDYSSFTGEATEESIKYYEARAKGGCGLIITEITRIDDVTGVGAPGQLSATSTKYTRKLVQLVDAVHKYDTKIFMQLHHPGREVSSRLLDGVQPVAPSPIACGVIGEVPRELTTAECEDLVKKFIIGANVAKIAGFDGVELHGAHGYLINQFLSPYTNHRNDKYGGDFERRLTFITEIIKGIQATCGPQFPISVRISADEFVEGGLKIEDTIQIAKRLESLGIVALDVSAGTYESGYAVIEPHFLPEGWKRHLATAIKKEVNIPVIATNNIKHPQTAEKLLEEGVSDFVGVARGQLADPEWGNKAFKQHENMIRKCIGCLYCFKTINEGKPVECTVNPIVGREWMYSDDTLKKTGNGEKVAVIGAGPGGMQAAYILAKRGYDVTIYEKSDALGGTMRLAEKPTAKELIGEFIDTQVAEIESVGVHVKLNTEATVALLKGVGYNKVVLASGGYPIIPNIDGIHSSHVHTAESILDGSVNLKNKRIVVIGGGVTGLETAEVLGKENEVSVIEMQGSVGTALYPSVRMMLLRNLAADNIEIQTNKLLSSIAEDRVIVRDMKSNSESEIICDDIILALGVRTNDDFVEQFQKNFDQVMVVGDAHKPGQISDALREANDKAYIF